The sequence TCATGGCTAAAGGTGCATAactattttctgtttctgtaGATGTATCGGAGTGGACAATCTGACTCTCCGACACAACAGATTCAGAATTACTAGAAGTATCTGTAGATACTCCCTTAGTTGCCTCTCCATTCTCAGTTTTAGTGGAAGCTGTGGTGCTTGAGTCTTTTTGCTCGCTGTTGGCAGGTACATCAGATTTCTCGGGTTGCTCTAATACAACATTTTGTTGTGCAGAGTCCTCTTTCTTAGCATCGACTTTCTCCTGCTCAGTTGAGTTAGGCGTGGAACCGTTCTCTGGTTCTAAGTGATTACTCTTGCTACCACTATCTTGTCCATTATTTGCTGTCGCATTCTGAGATTCATGGGCCACGGCACTGGAAGCATCATCAGCCTTGTAAGGCTCTTCTCTTGCCCCCTCATCATTTTTTTCACCTCCATCTCGAACCCGATCATCAGATAAAATTAGTTGCTCAATCTTATCACCTTCCTTCTCTTCAGCCTCGTTTTCTTTATTATCTGTCTCAATGTGTTCTTCCCCCTCTTTATTATCCACTCCCTGACTCTCCTCTGATGTTCCTTTCTCCTCACTTCCGTCCTCTTTGGTCTCTTCATTATCCTTCTGttcactttctttctctttggtcACTTCGCTCTCCTTCTGTTcaccttctttctctttggtcTCCACATTCTCCTTCTGTTcaccttctttctctttggtctcttcattctctcttctgttcaccttctttctctttgatCTCATTCTCCTTCTGttcactttctttctctttggtcTCTTCATTCTCCTTCTGTTcaccttctttctctttgatCTCATTCTCCTTCTGttcactttctttctctttggtcTCTTCATGCTCCTTCTGTTcaccttctttctctttggtcTCTTCATGCTCCTTCTGTTCACTTTCTTTCTCATTGGTCTCTTCATGCTCCTTCTGTTCACTTTCTTTCCCATTGGTCTCTACATTCTCCTTCTCTTcaccttctttctctttggtcTCTTTAGTTTCCTTCTCACTGCTTTCCTCACTCTCCTTGGCTTTATTGTCTTCATTCTTCTTCTGGGCGTTTTCATCCTCTTTGctctcttcattttcattctccTTGCTCGTgtccctttctttctcttcttctacTGAAACACCATTATCACCTgttctttcttcaattttattttcatcattttcaCTTATCCCATCGTCTCCAGTGCCTCTCCCTACATTATCAATCTCTTCAggcttgttttcttcttcctcctccttttcCCTTGCATTGCTATTGACACTTTCCTCCACAAGAGGCTTGAGGTCCTTTCTTCCTAACTTAACAATTTGATCCCCATCTTTTATGCTTTGCCTGAATTCTGCTTTCTTACCATGAGACTGCTTGACTTGGTAAGCTAGCCAGATGCAGACACCCGCCAAAAGAAATAGCTGTAAAGCATGTTTTACCTTGAAACCTTTAGATCTCGAGTTCCTTCGAGGAGATAGCTTGAACATGCCTAATCTCT comes from Prunus dulcis chromosome 6, ALMONDv2, whole genome shotgun sequence and encodes:
- the LOC117630446 gene encoding spore wall protein 2-like: MFKLSPRRNSRSKGFKVKHALQLFLLAGVCIWLAYQVKQSHGKKAEFRQSIKDGDQIVKLGRKDLKPLVEESVNSNAREKEEEEENKPEEIDNVGRGTGDDGISENDENKIEERTGDNGVSVEEEKERDTSKENENEESKEDENAQKKNEDNKAKESEESSEKETKETKEKEGEEKENVETNGKESEQKEHEETNEKESEQKEHEETKEKEGEQKEHEETKEKESEQKENEIKEKEGEKVNRRRMRSKRKKVNRRENEETKEKEGEQKENVETKEKEGEQKESEVTKEKESEQKDNEETKEDGSEEKGTSEESQGVDNKEGEEHIETDNKENEAEEKEGDKIEQLILSDDRVRDGGEKNDEGAREEPYKADDASSAVAHESQNATANNGQDSGSKSNHLEPENGSTPNSTEQEKVDAKKEDSAQQNVVLEQPEKSDVPANSEQKDSSTTASTKTENGEATKGVSTDTSSNSESVVSESQIVHSDTSTETENSYAPLAMSIVQTQKFSSDTEVEGTQESTLSQNTNDNEDGGQKQEADSSNPSFQQEKDAPSNADNKSDAGQTVNDSAVPNNINENANGNDNTDAGQKESVDSSDSSVSQDKEESSNTNNNAEAGQNENENVLQSKTDDNADVGQKENGGAGGEESGNAQKESEDSSNTDENTNESQNVTVDSSHSSILEEENEARIDLETLPESKIETHTNDDTAAE